The proteins below come from a single Xiphophorus couchianus chromosome 20, X_couchianus-1.0, whole genome shotgun sequence genomic window:
- the LOC114135833 gene encoding alpha-1,3-galactosyltransferase 2 isoform X1 has translation MSIQRSKTILKFLFLFPFATSIVFFAPPSVRFLIGLIPMDKCTLESVEMLTSGNSADASLDLWSRNDVQTCTSWKAPIIWEGMFNPSHYDQIHRNKGSSVALTVFAVGRYLDAYLEAFLNSSEQHFMSSLPVSYYVFTDTPEKVPNIKLAPNRHLKLIRVERHTRWQDISMMRMKAISDVIESDIRHHATHVFCFDVDQVFTGRFGPEALGDSVALLHAHYYHLPKMLFTYDRNLKSKAFMKTGDFYYHAAVFGGSWRSVKALTEACYRSILADKENEVEALWHDESHLNRYFWLHKPSRVLSPEYCWDTSIGYRRDIQVYRLLWAPKDYYNLRTS, from the exons AT GAGCATTCAGAGGTCAAAGACAATTTTgaaattcctgtttttatttccgtTTGCAACGTCCATCGTGTTCTTTGCACCTCCATCAGTTCG aTTCTTAATTGGACTCATTCCAATGGACAAATGCACTTTGGAAAGTGTAGAGATGTTGACTTCAGGGAACAGTGCAGACGCAAGCCTCGACCTTTG GTCTCGAAATGACGTGCAAACATGCACTTCCTGGAAGGCTCCCATCATCTGGGAGGGAATGTTTAATCCCAGCCACTACGACCAGATACACAGAAACAAAGGATCTTCTGTCGCCTTGACTGTGTTTGCTGTCGGCAG gtaCCTGGATGCCTACCTGGAGGCTTTCCTGAACTCATCAGAGCAACACTTCATGTCGAGTTTGCCCGTGTCATACTACGTGTTCACGGACACGCCTGAGAAAGTGCCGAACATCAAGCTCGCCCCCAATCGGCACCTGAAACTAATCAGAGTGGAGAGACACACGCGGTGGCAGGACATCTCCATGATGAGGATGAAGGCGATATCAGACGTCATCGAGTCGGATATCCGCCACCACGCCACGCACGTCTTCTGCTTTGACGTCGATCAAGTGTTCACCGGCAGATTTGGCCCCGAAGCTCTGGGAGACTCGGTGGCTCTGCTTCACGCCCACTACTATCACCTCCCAAAGATGCTGTTCACATACGACCGCAACCTGAAATCCAAGGCGTTCATGAAAACCGGGGATTTCTACTACCACGCTGCTGTCTTCGGAGGCTCCTGGAGGAGCGTGAAGGCGCTGACGGAGGCCTGCTACCGCAGCATCTTGGCGGACAAGGAGAACGAAGTGGAGGCCTTGTGGCACGACGAGAGTCATCTGAACAGGTACTTCTGGCTTCACAAGCCCAGCAGGGTTCTCTCTCCAGAGTACTGCTGGGACACCAGCATCGGCTACCGGAGAGACATACAGGTGTACCGGCTGCTGTGGGCACCCAAAGACTACTACAACCTGAGGACGTCATAG
- the LOC114135833 gene encoding alpha-1,3-galactosyltransferase 2 isoform X2, protein MDKCTLESVEMLTSGNSADASLDLWSRNDVQTCTSWKAPIIWEGMFNPSHYDQIHRNKGSSVALTVFAVGRYLDAYLEAFLNSSEQHFMSSLPVSYYVFTDTPEKVPNIKLAPNRHLKLIRVERHTRWQDISMMRMKAISDVIESDIRHHATHVFCFDVDQVFTGRFGPEALGDSVALLHAHYYHLPKMLFTYDRNLKSKAFMKTGDFYYHAAVFGGSWRSVKALTEACYRSILADKENEVEALWHDESHLNRYFWLHKPSRVLSPEYCWDTSIGYRRDIQVYRLLWAPKDYYNLRTS, encoded by the exons ATGGACAAATGCACTTTGGAAAGTGTAGAGATGTTGACTTCAGGGAACAGTGCAGACGCAAGCCTCGACCTTTG GTCTCGAAATGACGTGCAAACATGCACTTCCTGGAAGGCTCCCATCATCTGGGAGGGAATGTTTAATCCCAGCCACTACGACCAGATACACAGAAACAAAGGATCTTCTGTCGCCTTGACTGTGTTTGCTGTCGGCAG gtaCCTGGATGCCTACCTGGAGGCTTTCCTGAACTCATCAGAGCAACACTTCATGTCGAGTTTGCCCGTGTCATACTACGTGTTCACGGACACGCCTGAGAAAGTGCCGAACATCAAGCTCGCCCCCAATCGGCACCTGAAACTAATCAGAGTGGAGAGACACACGCGGTGGCAGGACATCTCCATGATGAGGATGAAGGCGATATCAGACGTCATCGAGTCGGATATCCGCCACCACGCCACGCACGTCTTCTGCTTTGACGTCGATCAAGTGTTCACCGGCAGATTTGGCCCCGAAGCTCTGGGAGACTCGGTGGCTCTGCTTCACGCCCACTACTATCACCTCCCAAAGATGCTGTTCACATACGACCGCAACCTGAAATCCAAGGCGTTCATGAAAACCGGGGATTTCTACTACCACGCTGCTGTCTTCGGAGGCTCCTGGAGGAGCGTGAAGGCGCTGACGGAGGCCTGCTACCGCAGCATCTTGGCGGACAAGGAGAACGAAGTGGAGGCCTTGTGGCACGACGAGAGTCATCTGAACAGGTACTTCTGGCTTCACAAGCCCAGCAGGGTTCTCTCTCCAGAGTACTGCTGGGACACCAGCATCGGCTACCGGAGAGACATACAGGTGTACCGGCTGCTGTGGGCACCCAAAGACTACTACAACCTGAGGACGTCATAG
- the LOC114135832 gene encoding coiled-coil domain-containing protein 30 isoform X1, giving the protein MAQAEELEQILTWLTEEGFAPEASKEAQLAFLWRTFFHTRSCLDSVTKDMGTKRLQHFAEMAEVRKSLEQIKIFTEQKDVLAQEIQDENEQLRKQLLHLVSLQDSQINEVAKMLYQQGLTELIHSSPSEQVAYLLVERASLLEMNQDPGDGDPESRLRTHAEPLNPVICAPTHKRSPRPLQSSWKKIFGLHKTLQSKHTIVPGGETPLAGEPRRLEKECSRLERDVEEGSRRLAMAHNEIRHLKDELESAHFTQKTYEPELQSAQEEVKQLRKEVGKLKEYEMVELRKAKELNDRLDLEIRALRNRVRSLDAEKKSLEKTMACQQEDVERLESALQGQQRILMIEIQADQDREEVKMQGAELTTDDKSHIILQEYLTAQTQQAMEKKEGGVESLQEVVKQLELAVRNLQGSYTLPIGQASDLTNFTTTDETLVDETSKDEQDELGFQTKCLMEKQPEDECLQVLQNYQSNINDFITVRDICSQLEQSSRTEEFPSQDSSTLEESSECPEGRQAPMFDEEERETYKEQICKALNCIDEERSKYHNMKERLLEKLSRAKQKLDEETMWRDKKINNLERELSLCYHSLKKEKEIVECIRVENERLLGERRKLLQQLSEEDDNMKNIKLTACVSKNRVQYLETENKNLGNKVLHLSNQISTMERKLQNMQFMHFAEELQKMSTLPQKLSPVSVQTARMMLSEIQDLSEVPPECDAKQTDLTFSPDGLASVALNRTSELGYLNLTSLQSLSDKSNPDSGLITSENTAP; this is encoded by the exons ATGGCTCAAGCAGAG GAGCTGGAGCAGATCTTGACATGGCTGACTGAGGAAGGTTTTGCACCTGAGGCCTCCAAAGAGGCTCAGCTGGCTTTTCTGTGGCGTACCTTCTTTCACACACGAAGCTGTCTGGACAGTGTGACTAAGGATATGGGAACAAAACGCTTGCAACATTTTGCGGAGATGGCAGAG GTGCGCAAGTCCTTGGAGCAGATCAAAATCTTCACAGAGCAGAAAGACGTTTTGGCTCAGGAGATACAAGATGAGAACGAACAACTCagaaagcagctgctgcacCTCGTTTCACTGCAAG ATTCCCAGATAAATGAAGTTGCTAAAATGTTATACCAGCAGGGTCTCACTGAGCTGATTCACAGCTCCCCCAGTGAGCAGGTGGCGTATCTCCTGGTGGAGAGGGCTTCCCTGCTTGAGATGAATCAGGATCCTGGTGATGGAGACCCAGAGAGTCGACTGAGGACCCACGCAGAACCACTGAACCCCGTCATATGTGCG CCCACCCACAAGAGGTCCCCACGACCTTTACAAAGCTCCTGGAAGAAAATATTTGGACTCCATAAGACTTTGCAGAGCAAGCACACCATCGTACCT GGTGGGGAGACACCTTTGGCCGGTGAACCAAGACGTTTGGAGAAGGAGTGTTCCCGACTGGAGCGGGATGTGGAAGAAGGTTCCCGCAGGTTGGCCATGGCCCACAACGAGATCCGGCATTTGAAAGATGAACTGGAGTCTGCTCACTTTACCCAGAAAACATATG AGCCTGAGCTGCAGTCAGCACAGGAGGAGGTGAAGCAGCTCAGGAAGGAAGTAGGAAAACTAAAAGAATATG aaatGGTTGAGCTGCGGAAGGCCAAAGAGCTTAATGACCGTCTGGACCTTGAGATCAGAGCCTTGAGAAACAGAGTCCGCTCCCTGGATGCAGAGAAAAAGTCTCTGGAGAAGACG atGGCGTGTCAGCAGGAGGACGTTGAGAGGTTGGAATCAGCCCTGCAGGGGCAGCAGCGGATATTAATGATAGAGATACAAGCTGATCAGGACAGAGAAGAAGTTAAA ATGCAAGGAGCTGAACTGACGACGGACGATAAATCACACATAATTTTGCAAGAATACTTAACTGCACAGACACAACAAGCCATGGAGAAAAAGGAGGGAGGT GTTGAATCTCTGCAGGAGGTAGTGAAGCAGTTGGAGTTGGCCGTAAGGAACCTTCAGGGTTCTTACACGCTTCCGATAGGCCAAGCTAGTGATTTAACAAAT ttcacGACAACAGACGAAACTCTGGTCGATGAAACCAGCAAGGATGAGCAAGATGAGCTCGGTTTTCAAACAAAGTGCCTCATGGAGAAGCAGCCAGAA GACGAGTGTCTTCAAGTTTTACAGAATTACCAAAGCAACATTAACGACTTTATAACTGTTAGAGACATCTGCTCACAGCTGGAACAATCCAGCAGGACAGAAGAGTTTCCCTCACAGGACAGCTCCACACTCGAG GAGAGTTCTGAATGTCCCGAAGGGAGGCAGGCTCCGATGTTTGATGAAGAAGAGCGTGAGACATACAAGGAGCAGATCTGTAAAGCCCTTAACTGTATTGATGAGGAGCGAAG CAAATACCACAATATGAAGGAGAGACTATTGGAAAAACTCTCCCGAGCCAAACAGAAACTGGATGAAGAAACCATGTGGCGGGACAAGAAGATAAACAATTTGGAGAGGGAGTTGTCCTTGTGCTACCACTCATTGAAAAAG GAGAAAGAAATCGTTGAGTGCATAAGAGTGGAAAACGAGCGTCTGCTTGGCGAGAGGAGGAAGCTGTTACAGCAGCTCAGTGAGGAGGATGacaacatgaaaaacatcaaattaacaGCCTGCGTGTCTAAAAACAG GGTGCAGTATTTGGAGACGGAGAACAAGAATCTGGGGAACAAAGTTCTGCATCTGTCCAACCAGATTTCCACCATGGAACGCAAGTTGCAGAACATGCAGTTTATGCATTTTGCTGAG GAACTTCAGAAAATGTCAACTCTCCCACAGAAACTTTCGCCTGTCTCGGTTCAGACAGCGAG gatGATGCTGTCTGAGATTCAGGACCTTTCGGAGGTTCCTCCAGAGTGCGACGCCAAGCAGACAGATCTGACTTTCTCCCCTGATGGTTTAGCCTCTGTGGCCTTGAATCGAACCTCAGAGCTCGGCTACCTCAACCTGACTTCACTCCAGAGTCTCTCAGACAAGTCAAATCCAGATTCTGGTCTCATTACCTCTGAAAATACAGCTCCCTGA
- the LOC114135832 gene encoding coiled-coil domain-containing protein 30 isoform X2: MAQAEELEQILTWLTEEGFAPEASKEAQLAFLWRTFFHTRSCLDSVTKDMGTKRLQHFAEMAEVRKSLEQIKIFTEQKDVLAQEIQDENEQLRKQLLHLVSLQDSQINEVAKMLYQQGLTELIHSSPSEQVAYLLVERASLLEMNQDPGDGDPESRLRTHAEPLNPVICAPTHKRSPRPLQSSWKKIFGLHKTLQSKHTIVPGGETPLAGEPRRLEKECSRLERDVEEGSRRLAMAHNEIRHLKDELESAHFTQKTYEPELQSAQEEVKQLRKEVGKLKEYEMVELRKAKELNDRLDLEIRALRNRVRSLDAEKKSLEKTMACQQEDVERLESALQGQQRILMIEIQADQDREEVKMQGAELTTDDKSHIILQEYLTAQTQQAMEKKEGGFTTTDETLVDETSKDEQDELGFQTKCLMEKQPEDECLQVLQNYQSNINDFITVRDICSQLEQSSRTEEFPSQDSSTLEESSECPEGRQAPMFDEEERETYKEQICKALNCIDEERSKYHNMKERLLEKLSRAKQKLDEETMWRDKKINNLERELSLCYHSLKKEKEIVECIRVENERLLGERRKLLQQLSEEDDNMKNIKLTACVSKNRVQYLETENKNLGNKVLHLSNQISTMERKLQNMQFMHFAEELQKMSTLPQKLSPVSVQTARMMLSEIQDLSEVPPECDAKQTDLTFSPDGLASVALNRTSELGYLNLTSLQSLSDKSNPDSGLITSENTAP; the protein is encoded by the exons ATGGCTCAAGCAGAG GAGCTGGAGCAGATCTTGACATGGCTGACTGAGGAAGGTTTTGCACCTGAGGCCTCCAAAGAGGCTCAGCTGGCTTTTCTGTGGCGTACCTTCTTTCACACACGAAGCTGTCTGGACAGTGTGACTAAGGATATGGGAACAAAACGCTTGCAACATTTTGCGGAGATGGCAGAG GTGCGCAAGTCCTTGGAGCAGATCAAAATCTTCACAGAGCAGAAAGACGTTTTGGCTCAGGAGATACAAGATGAGAACGAACAACTCagaaagcagctgctgcacCTCGTTTCACTGCAAG ATTCCCAGATAAATGAAGTTGCTAAAATGTTATACCAGCAGGGTCTCACTGAGCTGATTCACAGCTCCCCCAGTGAGCAGGTGGCGTATCTCCTGGTGGAGAGGGCTTCCCTGCTTGAGATGAATCAGGATCCTGGTGATGGAGACCCAGAGAGTCGACTGAGGACCCACGCAGAACCACTGAACCCCGTCATATGTGCG CCCACCCACAAGAGGTCCCCACGACCTTTACAAAGCTCCTGGAAGAAAATATTTGGACTCCATAAGACTTTGCAGAGCAAGCACACCATCGTACCT GGTGGGGAGACACCTTTGGCCGGTGAACCAAGACGTTTGGAGAAGGAGTGTTCCCGACTGGAGCGGGATGTGGAAGAAGGTTCCCGCAGGTTGGCCATGGCCCACAACGAGATCCGGCATTTGAAAGATGAACTGGAGTCTGCTCACTTTACCCAGAAAACATATG AGCCTGAGCTGCAGTCAGCACAGGAGGAGGTGAAGCAGCTCAGGAAGGAAGTAGGAAAACTAAAAGAATATG aaatGGTTGAGCTGCGGAAGGCCAAAGAGCTTAATGACCGTCTGGACCTTGAGATCAGAGCCTTGAGAAACAGAGTCCGCTCCCTGGATGCAGAGAAAAAGTCTCTGGAGAAGACG atGGCGTGTCAGCAGGAGGACGTTGAGAGGTTGGAATCAGCCCTGCAGGGGCAGCAGCGGATATTAATGATAGAGATACAAGCTGATCAGGACAGAGAAGAAGTTAAA ATGCAAGGAGCTGAACTGACGACGGACGATAAATCACACATAATTTTGCAAGAATACTTAACTGCACAGACACAACAAGCCATGGAGAAAAAGGAGGGAGGT ttcacGACAACAGACGAAACTCTGGTCGATGAAACCAGCAAGGATGAGCAAGATGAGCTCGGTTTTCAAACAAAGTGCCTCATGGAGAAGCAGCCAGAA GACGAGTGTCTTCAAGTTTTACAGAATTACCAAAGCAACATTAACGACTTTATAACTGTTAGAGACATCTGCTCACAGCTGGAACAATCCAGCAGGACAGAAGAGTTTCCCTCACAGGACAGCTCCACACTCGAG GAGAGTTCTGAATGTCCCGAAGGGAGGCAGGCTCCGATGTTTGATGAAGAAGAGCGTGAGACATACAAGGAGCAGATCTGTAAAGCCCTTAACTGTATTGATGAGGAGCGAAG CAAATACCACAATATGAAGGAGAGACTATTGGAAAAACTCTCCCGAGCCAAACAGAAACTGGATGAAGAAACCATGTGGCGGGACAAGAAGATAAACAATTTGGAGAGGGAGTTGTCCTTGTGCTACCACTCATTGAAAAAG GAGAAAGAAATCGTTGAGTGCATAAGAGTGGAAAACGAGCGTCTGCTTGGCGAGAGGAGGAAGCTGTTACAGCAGCTCAGTGAGGAGGATGacaacatgaaaaacatcaaattaacaGCCTGCGTGTCTAAAAACAG GGTGCAGTATTTGGAGACGGAGAACAAGAATCTGGGGAACAAAGTTCTGCATCTGTCCAACCAGATTTCCACCATGGAACGCAAGTTGCAGAACATGCAGTTTATGCATTTTGCTGAG GAACTTCAGAAAATGTCAACTCTCCCACAGAAACTTTCGCCTGTCTCGGTTCAGACAGCGAG gatGATGCTGTCTGAGATTCAGGACCTTTCGGAGGTTCCTCCAGAGTGCGACGCCAAGCAGACAGATCTGACTTTCTCCCCTGATGGTTTAGCCTCTGTGGCCTTGAATCGAACCTCAGAGCTCGGCTACCTCAACCTGACTTCACTCCAGAGTCTCTCAGACAAGTCAAATCCAGATTCTGGTCTCATTACCTCTGAAAATACAGCTCCCTGA
- the LOC114135832 gene encoding coiled-coil domain-containing protein 30 isoform X3 produces the protein MRTNNSESSCCTSFHCKGLTELIHSSPSEQVAYLLVERASLLEMNQDPGDGDPESRLRTHAEPLNPVICAPTHKRSPRPLQSSWKKIFGLHKTLQSKHTIVPGGETPLAGEPRRLEKECSRLERDVEEGSRRLAMAHNEIRHLKDELESAHFTQKTYEPELQSAQEEVKQLRKEVGKLKEYEMVELRKAKELNDRLDLEIRALRNRVRSLDAEKKSLEKTMACQQEDVERLESALQGQQRILMIEIQADQDREEVKMQGAELTTDDKSHIILQEYLTAQTQQAMEKKEGGVESLQEVVKQLELAVRNLQGSYTLPIGQASDLTNFTTTDETLVDETSKDEQDELGFQTKCLMEKQPEDECLQVLQNYQSNINDFITVRDICSQLEQSSRTEEFPSQDSSTLEESSECPEGRQAPMFDEEERETYKEQICKALNCIDEERSKYHNMKERLLEKLSRAKQKLDEETMWRDKKINNLERELSLCYHSLKKEKEIVECIRVENERLLGERRKLLQQLSEEDDNMKNIKLTACVSKNRVQYLETENKNLGNKVLHLSNQISTMERKLQNMQFMHFAEELQKMSTLPQKLSPVSVQTARMMLSEIQDLSEVPPECDAKQTDLTFSPDGLASVALNRTSELGYLNLTSLQSLSDKSNPDSGLITSENTAP, from the exons ATGAGAACGAACAACTCagaaagcagctgctgcacCTCGTTTCACTGCAAG GGTCTCACTGAGCTGATTCACAGCTCCCCCAGTGAGCAGGTGGCGTATCTCCTGGTGGAGAGGGCTTCCCTGCTTGAGATGAATCAGGATCCTGGTGATGGAGACCCAGAGAGTCGACTGAGGACCCACGCAGAACCACTGAACCCCGTCATATGTGCG CCCACCCACAAGAGGTCCCCACGACCTTTACAAAGCTCCTGGAAGAAAATATTTGGACTCCATAAGACTTTGCAGAGCAAGCACACCATCGTACCT GGTGGGGAGACACCTTTGGCCGGTGAACCAAGACGTTTGGAGAAGGAGTGTTCCCGACTGGAGCGGGATGTGGAAGAAGGTTCCCGCAGGTTGGCCATGGCCCACAACGAGATCCGGCATTTGAAAGATGAACTGGAGTCTGCTCACTTTACCCAGAAAACATATG AGCCTGAGCTGCAGTCAGCACAGGAGGAGGTGAAGCAGCTCAGGAAGGAAGTAGGAAAACTAAAAGAATATG aaatGGTTGAGCTGCGGAAGGCCAAAGAGCTTAATGACCGTCTGGACCTTGAGATCAGAGCCTTGAGAAACAGAGTCCGCTCCCTGGATGCAGAGAAAAAGTCTCTGGAGAAGACG atGGCGTGTCAGCAGGAGGACGTTGAGAGGTTGGAATCAGCCCTGCAGGGGCAGCAGCGGATATTAATGATAGAGATACAAGCTGATCAGGACAGAGAAGAAGTTAAA ATGCAAGGAGCTGAACTGACGACGGACGATAAATCACACATAATTTTGCAAGAATACTTAACTGCACAGACACAACAAGCCATGGAGAAAAAGGAGGGAGGT GTTGAATCTCTGCAGGAGGTAGTGAAGCAGTTGGAGTTGGCCGTAAGGAACCTTCAGGGTTCTTACACGCTTCCGATAGGCCAAGCTAGTGATTTAACAAAT ttcacGACAACAGACGAAACTCTGGTCGATGAAACCAGCAAGGATGAGCAAGATGAGCTCGGTTTTCAAACAAAGTGCCTCATGGAGAAGCAGCCAGAA GACGAGTGTCTTCAAGTTTTACAGAATTACCAAAGCAACATTAACGACTTTATAACTGTTAGAGACATCTGCTCACAGCTGGAACAATCCAGCAGGACAGAAGAGTTTCCCTCACAGGACAGCTCCACACTCGAG GAGAGTTCTGAATGTCCCGAAGGGAGGCAGGCTCCGATGTTTGATGAAGAAGAGCGTGAGACATACAAGGAGCAGATCTGTAAAGCCCTTAACTGTATTGATGAGGAGCGAAG CAAATACCACAATATGAAGGAGAGACTATTGGAAAAACTCTCCCGAGCCAAACAGAAACTGGATGAAGAAACCATGTGGCGGGACAAGAAGATAAACAATTTGGAGAGGGAGTTGTCCTTGTGCTACCACTCATTGAAAAAG GAGAAAGAAATCGTTGAGTGCATAAGAGTGGAAAACGAGCGTCTGCTTGGCGAGAGGAGGAAGCTGTTACAGCAGCTCAGTGAGGAGGATGacaacatgaaaaacatcaaattaacaGCCTGCGTGTCTAAAAACAG GGTGCAGTATTTGGAGACGGAGAACAAGAATCTGGGGAACAAAGTTCTGCATCTGTCCAACCAGATTTCCACCATGGAACGCAAGTTGCAGAACATGCAGTTTATGCATTTTGCTGAG GAACTTCAGAAAATGTCAACTCTCCCACAGAAACTTTCGCCTGTCTCGGTTCAGACAGCGAG gatGATGCTGTCTGAGATTCAGGACCTTTCGGAGGTTCCTCCAGAGTGCGACGCCAAGCAGACAGATCTGACTTTCTCCCCTGATGGTTTAGCCTCTGTGGCCTTGAATCGAACCTCAGAGCTCGGCTACCTCAACCTGACTTCACTCCAGAGTCTCTCAGACAAGTCAAATCCAGATTCTGGTCTCATTACCTCTGAAAATACAGCTCCCTGA